From the genome of Pseudocalidococcus azoricus BACA0444, one region includes:
- a CDS encoding DUF2808 domain-containing protein encodes MAVQTRIFPLALAVGCLATVAVPVVVYAQSNPGFTFNWGDGPSGKQQLRYYLEYGTPGFMNDRYWLRLGKQNVAINRINITYPDYFDGHFNAKSIELRTGGTSNNSLFSLRRDPGEVMPLAEATVDQDNRVIDIIPAEPIPAGKDVQVVISNVRNPQVGGMYYFNARIGSPGDIPLMRYIGTWILSIARN; translated from the coding sequence ATGGCCGTACAAACCCGCATTTTTCCGTTAGCTCTAGCCGTAGGATGTTTGGCTACGGTGGCCGTGCCGGTCGTGGTGTATGCCCAATCGAATCCTGGGTTTACCTTTAATTGGGGAGACGGCCCTTCCGGCAAACAACAACTCCGCTACTACTTGGAATATGGTACACCCGGCTTTATGAACGACCGTTATTGGTTGCGATTGGGCAAGCAAAATGTGGCCATTAACCGGATCAATATCACCTATCCCGATTATTTTGATGGCCACTTTAATGCCAAAAGTATTGAGCTACGCACCGGGGGAACTTCCAATAACAGCTTGTTTAGTTTACGTCGGGATCCCGGTGAGGTAATGCCCTTAGCCGAAGCAACCGTGGATCAAGATAATCGAGTTATTGACATTATTCCTGCAGAACCCATTCCGGCTGGTAAAGATGTCCAAGTCGTGATTTCCAATGTGCGTAATCCGCAAGTAGGTGGAATGTACTACTTCAATGCCCGGATTGGCTCCCCTGGAGATATCCCCCTGATGCGCTACATCGGGACTTGGATTTTAAGTATTGCCCGTAACTAG
- a CDS encoding lysophospholipid acyltransferase family protein — MTPKVSPGFARFLYWAVGDGLLRNYFRQIEVTGQDYVPLTGPVIIAPTHRSRWDGLLIPYVMGRPATGRDLFFMVSHNEMLGLQGLIIRHFGGFPVNTTRPGVVSFRTAVDLLRHGQALVLFPEGNIFRNQKLTEIRPGLARIALQAATIRPKPDVKILPVAIQYAPAIPQWRASVTIRIGQPLSVATYPWQNSKQAATALTQDLTQALVDLESPEKALCSTAPTV, encoded by the coding sequence ATGACCCCCAAAGTTTCCCCTGGGTTCGCCCGTTTTTTGTATTGGGCCGTTGGGGATGGTTTACTTCGTAACTATTTCCGTCAGATTGAGGTGACGGGTCAAGACTATGTTCCCCTCACTGGCCCAGTCATTATTGCCCCGACCCATCGCTCTCGCTGGGATGGGTTGCTGATTCCCTATGTCATGGGTCGGCCGGCAACTGGACGGGATTTATTTTTCATGGTTTCCCATAATGAGATGTTGGGGCTACAGGGATTGATTATTCGCCATTTCGGGGGATTTCCGGTTAACACCACCCGGCCTGGGGTTGTTTCCTTTCGCACCGCCGTCGATCTTCTCCGCCACGGCCAAGCCCTCGTCCTATTCCCAGAAGGTAATATTTTTCGCAACCAAAAGCTGACGGAAATTCGCCCCGGCCTGGCCCGGATTGCTCTCCAAGCTGCCACTATCCGCCCAAAGCCCGATGTTAAAATTCTCCCCGTCGCGATCCAATACGCCCCTGCAATCCCCCAATGGCGCGCCAGCGTTACAATTCGGATTGGCCAACCCCTTTCAGTGGCAACCTATCCTTGGCAAAATTCCAAACAAGCTGCGACTGCCCTCACCCAAGACTTGACCCAGGCCCTTGTTGATCTAGAGTCTCCAGAAAAAGCCCTTTGCTCAACCGCTCCCACTGTTTAG
- a CDS encoding 6-pyruvoyl trahydropterin synthase family protein: MDCIINRRAEFSASHRYWLPELSEAENIANFGACGNFPGHGHNYELYVSMAGPLDEYGMVLNLSDVKHIIRQEVIEPLNFSFLNQAWPEFEQTLPTTEFIAYAIWQRLSPHLPLVNIQLSEHPRLWADYQGNAMEAYLSVSTHFSAAHRLALDDLSLEDNTKIYGKCARPHGHGHNYHLEVTIKGEINPRTGMIVDLVALESLIKDQIIEPFDHTFLNKDIAYFAQVVPTAENIAIHIRDLLQEPVRGLGAQLHKIKLIESPNNSCEVFCSSTAPALERLSGTTAQLVNV, translated from the coding sequence ATGGATTGTATTATCAATCGCCGGGCTGAGTTTTCCGCCAGCCATCGCTATTGGCTACCAGAACTGTCTGAGGCGGAGAATATTGCTAATTTTGGGGCTTGTGGTAATTTTCCTGGCCATGGCCATAACTATGAGCTTTATGTTTCCATGGCTGGCCCGTTGGATGAGTACGGCATGGTTTTGAATCTCTCTGACGTGAAGCATATTATCCGCCAAGAAGTGATTGAGCCGTTAAATTTTTCCTTTCTCAACCAGGCCTGGCCGGAGTTTGAACAAACCCTACCCACGACAGAATTTATTGCCTACGCCATTTGGCAGCGACTCTCTCCCCATCTCCCCCTTGTGAATATTCAACTGTCCGAACATCCCCGGCTTTGGGCCGATTACCAAGGAAATGCTATGGAAGCCTATTTATCTGTCAGTACCCACTTCAGTGCTGCCCACCGTCTTGCTCTCGATGACCTGAGCTTAGAAGACAATACAAAAATCTACGGCAAATGCGCCCGCCCCCATGGCCATGGCCATAACTATCATCTCGAAGTGACCATCAAAGGGGAAATTAACCCGCGCACGGGGATGATTGTGGATCTGGTGGCCCTGGAATCTTTGATTAAAGACCAGATTATTGAACCCTTTGATCACACCTTCTTAAATAAGGACATTGCCTACTTTGCTCAGGTTGTTCCGACCGCCGAAAATATTGCCATTCACATTCGCGACCTTTTACAAGAACCAGTCCGGGGCCTGGGGGCGCAACTCCACAAAATTAAGCTGATTGAGAGTCCCAACAATTCCTGTGAAGTTTTCTGTAGTTCCACTGCCCCAGCGTTAGAGCGACTTTCGGGAACCACTGCCCAACTTGTAAATGTCTAA
- a CDS encoding MAPEG family protein encodes MPNLSVPWVLAVSLLLASFLIYFPYALVAYGRFQAGFDIAAPRALFDKLSPMAQRAAWAHQNSFETFSPFAAAVLVALVAGVTSTTAEIAAIAFVISRFFYSICYIANIPLGRSLMFGVGTAATITIFLEAINKFSPA; translated from the coding sequence ATGCCTAATCTGTCTGTGCCTTGGGTCTTAGCGGTATCGCTGTTACTGGCCAGTTTCTTAATTTACTTTCCCTATGCCCTTGTTGCCTATGGTCGCTTCCAGGCCGGGTTTGATATTGCGGCCCCGCGGGCGTTGTTCGATAAATTATCCCCAATGGCTCAACGGGCGGCCTGGGCCCATCAAAACTCTTTTGAAACCTTTAGTCCCTTTGCCGCTGCCGTTCTAGTGGCCTTGGTGGCTGGGGTGACGAGTACCACTGCTGAAATTGCGGCCATAGCCTTTGTTATCAGTCGCTTTTTCTACTCTATTTGCTATATCGCCAATATTCCTCTGGGGCGTTCTCTAATGTTTGGGGTAGGAACCGCGGCGACAATCACGATCTTTCTAGAAGCAATTAACAAATTTTCTCCAGCTTAG